In one Macaca nemestrina isolate mMacNem1 chromosome 2, mMacNem.hap1, whole genome shotgun sequence genomic region, the following are encoded:
- the LOC105477688 gene encoding FANCD2 opposite strand protein: MAGYQLWSPWTPLDESFQWLRHTTPIPSSKHPFRASPCFPHTPSDLEVQLCFQEVTLVLDSPFLESGVSPKLPCHTSELRTMNNKGLVRKPQPIRLSGVDSVFGRVITAQPPKWTGTFRVSDKSAFCKIISREHQWPIGLKEPQIQMTVTMCKQMLRSILLLYATYKKCTFALQHSK; the protein is encoded by the coding sequence ATGGCAGGATACCAGCTCTGGTCACCATGGACCCCACTGGATGAGAGTTTCCAATGGCTGCGGCACACGACACCTATACCTTCCTCCAAGCACCCCTTCAGGGCCTCTCCCTGCTTCCCACACACACCATCTGACCTTGAAGTGCAGCTGTGCTTTCAAGAGGTCACTCTAGTCCTAGACAGCCCATTCCTGGAATCTGGAGTGAGTCCCAAGTTACCCTGTCACACATCAGAATTGCGAACAATGAACAACAAAGGACTGGTCAGGAAGCCCCAGCCCATCCGCCTCAGTGGAGTAGATTCTGTCTTTGGCAGGGTTATCACAGCTCAGCCACCAAAATGGACCGGGACTTTCAGAGTTTCAGACAAGTCAGCCTTTTGCAAAATCATTAGCAGGGAGCACCAGTGGCCCATTGGACTGAAGGAGCCTCAGATTCAGATGACAGTGACTATGTGCAAACAGATGCTGCGCTCTATCCTCTTGCTGTATGCAACTTACAAAAAGTGCACCTTTGCCTTGCAGCACTCCAAGTAA
- the LOC105477689 gene encoding protein BRICK1, with protein MAGQEDPVQREIHQDWANREYIEIITSSIKKIADFLNSFDMSCRSRLATLNEKLTALERRIEYIEARVTKGETLT; from the exons ATGGCGGGACAGGAGGATCCGGTGCAGCGGGAGATTCACCAGGACTGGGCTAACCGGGAGTACATTGAGATAATCACCAGCAGCATCAAGAAAATCGCGGACTTTCTCAACTCGTTCG ATATGTCTTGTCGTTCAAGACTTGCAACACTAAACGAGAAATTGACAGCCCTTGAACGGAGAATAGAGTACATTGAAGCACGG GTGACAAAAGGTGAGACACTCACCTAG